The following coding sequences lie in one Capsicum annuum cultivar UCD-10X-F1 chromosome 5, UCD10Xv1.1, whole genome shotgun sequence genomic window:
- the LOC124898703 gene encoding LOW QUALITY PROTEIN: ribosomal protein S3, mitochondrial-like (The sequence of the model RefSeq protein was modified relative to this genomic sequence to represent the inferred CDS: deleted 1 base in 1 codon), translating to MARKGNPISVRLDLNRSSDSSWFSDYYYGKSVYQDVNLRSYFGSIRPPTRLTFGFRLGRCIIIHFPKRTFIHFFLPRRPRRLKRREKSRPVKEKGRWGAFGKVGPIGCLHSSDGKEEERNEVRGRGAGKRVESIRLDDREKQNEIRIWPKKKQGYGYHDRSPSIKKNLSKSLRVSGAFKHPKYAGIENDIAFLIENDDSFRKTNLFKFFFPKKSRSDRPTSHLLKRTLPAVRPSLNYSVMQYLLNTKKKMHFDPVVVLNHFVAPGVAEPSTMGGANAQGRSLDKRIRSCIAFFVESSTSEKKCLAEAKKRVTHFIRQANDLRFAGTTKTTISLFPFFGATFFFPRDGVYNNLFFEDAREQLLGQLRRKCWNLMGKDKVMELIEKFIDLNRIGELIRGIEMMIEIILRNRRIPYGYNYYLNEVKKMRSLLYNRTNTNTLIESVKIKSVYQSASPIAQDISFQPRNKTRSFRSIFSKIVKDIPLVMKKGVEGIRICCSGRLEGAEIARTECGKYGKTSRNVFNQKIDYAPAEVSTRYGISGVKVWISYSKKKGGRAISETYEI from the exons ATGGCACGAAAAGGAAATCCAATTTCGGTAAGACTTGATCTGAATCGTAGTTCAGATTCAAGTTGGTTTAGTGA TTATTATTATGGTAAATCAGTGTATCAAGATGTCAATCTGAGATCTTATTTCGGTTCGATACGTCCACCTACGAGACTCACCTTTGGCTTTCGTCTCGGTAGGTGTATTATTATACATTTTCCCAAAAGAACATTCATTCATTTCTTTCTTCCCCGTCGACCACGACGACTGAAACGACGCGAAAAATCCAGACCCGTAAAGGAGAAGGGCCGGTGG GGGGCATTTGGGAAAGTCGGGCCGATCGGGTGTCTTCATTCAAGCGACGGTAAAGAAGAAGAACGAAACGAAGTGAGAGGCCGGGGGGCAGGGAAAAGAGTCGAGTCGATCAGGCTCGACGATCGGGAGAAGCAAAACGAAATCAGGATTTGGCCGAAAAAGAAGCAAGGCTATGGATACCATGACCGATCACCATCGATAAAGAAGAATCTTTCTAAATCACTTCGTGTCAGCGGGGCCTTCAAGCATCCGAAATACGCCGGGATTGAAAATGACATAGCGTTCCTGATAGAAAATGACGACTCCTTCAGAAAAACAAACTTATTCAAGTTCTTTTTCCCAAAGAAGTCCCGCTCCGACCGCCCGACGAGTCATCTACTTAAAAGGACCCTCCCCGCAGTCCGCCCTTCCTTGAATTATTCGGTCATGCAATACTTATTGAATACAAAGAAGAAAATGCATTTCGACCCCGTCGTAGTTCTCAATCATTTCGTGGCGCCGGGCGTGGCTGAACCATCTACGATGGGGGGAGCTAATGCACAGGGAAGAAGCTTAGATAAAAGAATACGTTCTTGCATCGCTTTTTTTGTAGAAAGCTCGACCAGCGAGAAAAAGTGTTTGGCCGAAGCCAAAAAGAGGGTGACCCACTTTATTCGCCAAGCGAATGATCTTCGCTTCGCGGGAACAACAAAAACCACCATCTCGCTCTTTCCTTTCTTCGGTGCTACCTTTTTTTTTCCAAGGGATGGGGTGTATAATAACCTTTTTTTTGAGGATGCCCGGGAACAACTCCTAGGTCAATTAAGGAGAAAATGTTGGAACCTCATGGGTAAGGATAAGGTAATGGAATTGATAGAGAAATTCATAGACCTAAATAGGATAGGAGAATTGATAAGGGGAATAGAGATGATGATAGAGATCATACTGAGAAACAGAAGAATTCCGTACGGGTACAACTATTATTTGAACGAAGTGAAAAAAATGCGATCTTTGTTGTATAATAGAACAAacactaataccttaattgaatcgGTCAAGATCAAATCTGTTTATCAAAGTGCTTCTCCGATTGCTCAAGACATCTCTTTTCAACCGAGGAACAAAACAAGATCATTTCGTtccatttttagtaaaatagtgaaGGATATTCCATTAGTAATGAAAAAAGGGGTGGAGGGGATCCGTATATGTTGTTCAGGTCGATTAGAAGGTGCAGAAATAGCTAGAACTGAATGCGGAAAGTATGGAAAAACATCTCGTAATGTATTTAACCAGAAAATAGATTATGCTCCTGCGGAAGTATCTACTCGTTACGGAATCTCAGGTGTCAAAGTGTGGATTtcttatagtaaaaaaaaagggGGACGTGCTATATCCGAAACGTACGAAATATAG